One window of the Candoia aspera isolate rCanAsp1 chromosome 16, rCanAsp1.hap2, whole genome shotgun sequence genome contains the following:
- the TRAF1 gene encoding TNF receptor-associated factor 1, whose translation MAERQRSNGSGAPAASSSLDESKPPLGSPLGVCASAGEPKYSRSPSGTILQEELQNLCGNPHYTACLTWITRNNNNPICQGCKAEDSGLAGRSEEKGLSKAAVNKEIPEFAVHCGIPGCRWMGAMTNLEDHRRTCEYVLVNYGQAAMCRMSMDPDTGDLPRTSENEHQNPSGLSPSDEGCRFSRIGCSFKGNTGDQKAHEKNAAGRHLLLLLQYVKHLKANSSPRVSQPNAPSVDAKLWMNAPPSLKIQDPGEESSFSALPVEEGEVSWCTLLRKVKRVSWLESKLQVFENITSVLSKEMTSSRQKILAFRGQRGLDQDMIRGLELKIADLQRCLAQKDVTLLRLEKRLHSSKQVSYDGVFLWKITDVHQKCYEAICGKINSFQSPAFYTSRYGYKLCVRIYLNGEGRGKGTHISLFIVLLKGDHDALLPWPFTHKITFVLLSQDDGDHLAMALHPDPTSASFQRPETDMNEANGFARFVPLAKLQSPKYAYLKEGTLFLKCIVETGS comes from the exons ATGGCAGAGAGACAGCGAAGCAACGGCTCGGGCGCTCCTGCAGCCAGCTCCTCTCTGGATGAATCCAAGCCACCTTTGGGCTCCCCGCTTGGCGTTTGCGCCAGCGCGGGGGAGCCAAAATACTCCCGCAGCCCCAGCGGGACCATCctgcaggaagagctgcagaatctCTGCGGGAATCCCCATTACACGGCCTGCCTGACCTGGATTACCCG AAACAATAACAACCCCATATGTCAGGGCTGTAAGGCAGAAGATTCTGGCCTTGCTGGGAGATCTGAAGAAAAG GGTCTTAGCAAGGCTGCCGTTAACAAGGAGATTCCGGAATTTGCTGTACATTGTGGGATCCCGGGATGCAGGTGGATGGGTGCCATGACCAATTTGGAA GATCATCGCCGCACGTGTGAATATGTCCTGGTCAACTATGGTCAGGCAGCGATGTGCAGGATGTCGATGGATCCAGACACTGGCGATCTTCCCAGGACATCCGAGAACGAACACCAG AATCCTTCAGGGCTTTCCCCCAGTGATGAAGGTTGCCGATTTTCCAGGATTGGATGCTCCTTCAAG GGAAACACAGGGGACCAAAAAGCACATGAGAAGAACGCTGCGGGAAGGCACCTGTTGCTGCTGCTCCAGTATGTCAAGCACCTGAAGGCGAATTCATCCCCAAGAGTCAGTCAGCCCAACGCACCATCAGTAGATGCCAAGCTTTGGATGAATGCCCCCCCCAGCCTGAAGATTCAAGATCCTGGGGAAGAAAGCTCCTTCTCTGCATTGCCTGTGGAGGAGGGGGAGGTGAGCTGGTGCACGCTGTTGAGAAAAGTGAAGAGGGTCTCCTGGCTGGAGAGCAAGCTGCAGGTCTTTGAGAACATCACATCAGTGCTGAGCAAGGAGATGACTTCATCCCGCCAGAAAATCTTGGCCTTCCGGGGACAGAGGGGCCTTGACCAAGATATGATTCGTGGCTTAGAGCTGAAG ATTGCTGATCTCCAGCGATGCCTGGCGCAGAAAGATGTCACGCTTCTCAGACTGGAGAAGAGACTTCACTCCTCCAAGCAAGTTTCTTATGATGGTGTCTTCCTCTGGAAAATTACTGATGTTCATCAGAAATGCTACGAAGCCATATGTGGGAAGATCAACAGCTTCCAATCACCCG CCTTCTACACCTCCCGATATGGGTACAAACTGTGTGTGAGGATCTATCTGAATGGAGAAGGCAGAGGCAAGGGAACACACATCTCGCTCTTCATCGTACTCCTCAAGGGGGACCATGATGCACTGCTCCCTTGGCCTTTCACGCACAAG ATTACCTTTGTGTTGCTCAGCCAGGACGACGGAGACCATCTTGCGATGGCTCTCCATCCTGACCCCACCTCCGCCTCCTTTCAGAGGCCAGAGACGGACATGAACGAGGCCAACGGCTTTGCCAGATTTGTCCCTTTGGCCAAGTTGCAGTCACCGAAATACGCTTATTTAAAAGAAGGCACCTTGTTCCTCAAGTGCATCGTAGAAACCGGTTCATGA